A stretch of the Gracilinanus agilis isolate LMUSP501 chromosome 4, AgileGrace, whole genome shotgun sequence genome encodes the following:
- the CTSS gene encoding cathepsin S: protein MKLIIWMFLAYIPVMAHFHQDPMLDGHWDLWKKTYGKQYEGQNEEVARRLIWEKNLKYVTLHNLEHSMGLHSYDLSMNHLGDMTSEEVVSLMSSLRIPHQWNKNTTYRLNTNQKLPDSVDWREKGCVTEVKYQGSCGSCWAFSAVGALEAQLKLKTGKLISLSAQNLVDCSTDKYDNHGCNGGFMTRAFQYVIDNNGIDSDVSYPYKAMDGKCQYNPASRAATCSKYTELPYGDEEALKEAVANKGPVSVGIDATSPSFFLYKSGVYYNPSCTQKINHGVLVIGYGTLDGQDYWLVKNSWGLYFGDKGYVRIARNRGNHCGIASFPSYPEI, encoded by the exons ATGAAGCTGATTATATGGATGTTTCTGGCCTATATTCCTGTAATGGCACATTTCCATCAAGATCCCATGTTGGATGGCCACTGGGATTTATGGAAGAAAACTTATGGCAAACAGTATGAGGGGCAG AATGAAGAAGTAGCACGGCGTCTCATCTGGGAAAAGAATCTAAAGTATGTGACGCTACATAACCTGGAGCACTCCATGGGACTACATTCCTACGATCTAAGCATGAACCATCTGGGTGACATG ACCAGTGAAGAAGTGGTTTCTTTGATGAGTTCTCTGAGAATTCCTCATCAATGGAACAAGAATACTACCTACAGACTAAACACCAATCAAAAGTTGCCAGATTCAGTGGACTGGAGGGAGAAGGGATGTGTTACTGAAGTGAAATATCAG gGCTCTTGTGGTTCCTGCTGGGCTTTCAGTGCTGTGGGAGCTCTGGAAGCACAACTCAAGCTGAAAACAGGAAAGCTGATATCCCTCAGTGCACAGAATTTGGTGGACTGTTCAACTGATAAATATGATAATCATGGTTGCAATGGTGGCTTCATGACTAGAGCCTTCCAATATGTCATTGATAACAATGGCATTGATTCAGATGTCTCCTATCCGTACAAAGCTATG GATGGAAAATGCCAGTACAACCCAGCTAGCCGAGCAGCCACATGTTCAAAGTACACAGAGCTTCCCTATGGTGATGAagaagccttgaaggaagctgtgGCCAACAAAGGACCTGTGTCAGTTGGAATAGATGCAacatctccttctttcttcctatatAAAAGTG GTGTCTATTACAACCCATCCTGCACTCAGAAGATTAATCATGGTGTGCTGGTGATTGGTTATGGAACCCTTGATGGACAGGACTATTGGCTTGTTAAAAACAG ctggGGCCTCTACTTTGGTGACAAAGGATATGTGCGGATAGcaagaaatagaggaaatcatTGTGGGATTGCTAGTTTTCCATCTTACCCAGAAATCTAG